A stretch of Triticum aestivum cultivar Chinese Spring chromosome 1D, IWGSC CS RefSeq v2.1, whole genome shotgun sequence DNA encodes these proteins:
- the LOC123181845 gene encoding annexin D3 isoform X2: MCGWCCCLECIHNIPPLNLLFLHFSSAPRTGSEGEEGARTLSPMASISVPNPAPSPTEDAESIRKAVQGWGTDENALIEILGHRTAAQRAEIAVAYEGLYDKPLLRTLQDELSSHFKGAMTLWAMDPAARDAKLAYKALRKKGGDRHAWVLIEVACASSPDHLVAVRKAYCSAYDSSLEEDVAACPLYKDPLKQFLVRLVSSYRYGGEHVDGELARAEAAELHGAVAAKKQPLHGDVVCIVSSRSKPQLKATFQHYKQEHGKAIDEVLEGNRNDKLSAMLKTAVWCLTSPEKHFAEVIRSSIIGLGTDEESLTRAIVSRAEVDMKKVKEEYKVRYKTTVTKDVVGDTSGYYQGILLTLIGAE, encoded by the exons ATGTGTGGCTGGTGCTGCTGCCTCGAGTGCATCCATAACATCCCTCCCCTcaatctcctcttcctccacttctCCTCGGCTCCACGAACGGGAAGCGAGGGAGAAGAAGGAGCGCGAACCCTCAGCCCCATGGCCTCCATCTCGGTCCCGAACCCTGCCCCTTCCCCAACCGAGGACGCGGAGAGCATAAGAAAAGCAGTGCAAG GGTGGGGGACGGACGAGAACGCGCTGATCGAGATCCTCGGCCACCGGACGGCGGCGCAGCGCGCGGAGATCGCCGTGGCCTACGAGGGCCTCTACGACAAGCCCCTCCTCCGCACGCTCCAGGACGAGCTCTCCAGCCACTTCAAG GGCGCGATGACGCTGTGGGCGATGGACCCGGCGGCGCGGGACGCCAAGCTGGCGTACAAGGCCCTCAGGAAGAAGGGCGGGGACCGGCACGCCTGGGTGCTCATCGAGGTCGCCTGCGCGTCGTCGCCGGACCACCTCGTCGCCGTCAGGAAGGCCTACTGCTCCGCCTACGACTCGTCGCTCGAGGAGGACGTCGCCGCCTGCCCGCTCTACAAGGACCCCCTCAAGCAG TTCTTGGTGCGCTTGGTGAGCTCGTACCGCTACGGCGGCGAGCACGTCGACGGCGAGctggcgagggcggaggcggccgagcTGCACGGCGCGGTGGCGGCCAAGAAGCAGCCGCTGCACGGCGACGTGGTCTGCATCGTCAGCTCCAGGAGCAAGCCGCAGCTCAAGGCGACGTTCCAGCACTACAAGCAGGAGCACGGCAAGGCCATCGACGAG GTTCTCGAGGGCAATCGCAACGACAAGCTCTCCGCGATGCTGAAAACCGCGGTCTGGTGCCTGACATCGCCCGAGAAGCATTTCGCAGAG GTGATCCGGAGCTCGATCATCGGGCTCGGCACCGACGAGGAGTCCCTGACCAGAGCGATCGTCTCGCGCGCCGAGGTCGACATGAAGAAAGTCAAGGAGGAATACAAGGTGAGGTACAAGACGACGGTGACCAAGGACGTCGTCGGCGACACTTCCGGGTACTACCAGGGCATCCTGCTCACCCTCATCGGGGCCGAGTAG
- the LOC123181845 gene encoding annexin D3 isoform X1 yields MCGWCCCLECIHNIPPLNLLFLHFSSAPRTGSEGEEGARTLSPMASISVPNPAPSPTEDAESIRKAVQGWGTDENALIEILGHRTAAQRAEIAVAYEGLYDKPLLRTLQDELSSHFKVIHTFTSMATSMCFVVPRHQNLHVLQGAMTLWAMDPAARDAKLAYKALRKKGGDRHAWVLIEVACASSPDHLVAVRKAYCSAYDSSLEEDVAACPLYKDPLKQFLVRLVSSYRYGGEHVDGELARAEAAELHGAVAAKKQPLHGDVVCIVSSRSKPQLKATFQHYKQEHGKAIDEVLEGNRNDKLSAMLKTAVWCLTSPEKHFAEVIRSSIIGLGTDEESLTRAIVSRAEVDMKKVKEEYKVRYKTTVTKDVVGDTSGYYQGILLTLIGAE; encoded by the exons ATGTGTGGCTGGTGCTGCTGCCTCGAGTGCATCCATAACATCCCTCCCCTcaatctcctcttcctccacttctCCTCGGCTCCACGAACGGGAAGCGAGGGAGAAGAAGGAGCGCGAACCCTCAGCCCCATGGCCTCCATCTCGGTCCCGAACCCTGCCCCTTCCCCAACCGAGGACGCGGAGAGCATAAGAAAAGCAGTGCAAG GGTGGGGGACGGACGAGAACGCGCTGATCGAGATCCTCGGCCACCGGACGGCGGCGCAGCGCGCGGAGATCGCCGTGGCCTACGAGGGCCTCTACGACAAGCCCCTCCTCCGCACGCTCCAGGACGAGCTCTCCAGCCACTTCAAGGTAATACACACCTTCACCTCCATGGCGACCTCCATGTGCTTCGTCGTCCCCAGACACCAAAATCTCCATGTGCTTCAGGGCGCGATGACGCTGTGGGCGATGGACCCGGCGGCGCGGGACGCCAAGCTGGCGTACAAGGCCCTCAGGAAGAAGGGCGGGGACCGGCACGCCTGGGTGCTCATCGAGGTCGCCTGCGCGTCGTCGCCGGACCACCTCGTCGCCGTCAGGAAGGCCTACTGCTCCGCCTACGACTCGTCGCTCGAGGAGGACGTCGCCGCCTGCCCGCTCTACAAGGACCCCCTCAAGCAG TTCTTGGTGCGCTTGGTGAGCTCGTACCGCTACGGCGGCGAGCACGTCGACGGCGAGctggcgagggcggaggcggccgagcTGCACGGCGCGGTGGCGGCCAAGAAGCAGCCGCTGCACGGCGACGTGGTCTGCATCGTCAGCTCCAGGAGCAAGCCGCAGCTCAAGGCGACGTTCCAGCACTACAAGCAGGAGCACGGCAAGGCCATCGACGAG GTTCTCGAGGGCAATCGCAACGACAAGCTCTCCGCGATGCTGAAAACCGCGGTCTGGTGCCTGACATCGCCCGAGAAGCATTTCGCAGAG GTGATCCGGAGCTCGATCATCGGGCTCGGCACCGACGAGGAGTCCCTGACCAGAGCGATCGTCTCGCGCGCCGAGGTCGACATGAAGAAAGTCAAGGAGGAATACAAGGTGAGGTACAAGACGACGGTGACCAAGGACGTCGTCGGCGACACTTCCGGGTACTACCAGGGCATCCTGCTCACCCTCATCGGGGCCGAGTAG
- the LOC123181846 gene encoding mitochondrial fission 1 protein A, with protein MEAQMSKFFESVGSFFSGGDNIPWCDRDIIAGCEREVAEAATEEQKNDSIMRLSWALVHSKQTDDVNRGIGMIEASLDKTTSPLQTREKLYLLAVGHYRNGNYVRSRQLADRCLEIQPDWRQASSLKKAIEDKIAKDGVIGIGIATTAVGLIVGGIAAALARKK; from the exons ATGGAGGCGCAGATGAGCAAGTTCTTCGAGTCGGTGGGCTCCTTCTTCTCCGGCGGCGACAACATCCCCTGGTGCGACCGCGACATCATCGCC GGATGTGAAAGAGAGGTTGCTGAGGCTGCAACCGAGGAACAGAAAAATGATAGCATTATGAGGCTATCTTGGGCTCTCGTCCATTCCAAGCAGACTGATGATGTGAACCGTGGAATTGGCATGATTGAAG CTTCTCTTGATAAGACCACCAGCCCACTGCAGACTAGAGAAAAGTTGTATTTGCTGGCTGTTGGGCACTACAGAAATGGTAACTATGTAAGGAGCCGGCAACTTGCGGACCGTTGTTTGGAG ATTCAACCAGATTGGAGGCAGGCATCATCTCTGAAGAAGGCAATAGAGGATAAAATTGCTAAAG ATGGTGTGATTGGCATAGGAATCGCCACAACTGCAGTAGGACTTATCGTCGGTGGGATCGCAGCTGCTCTTGCAAGGAAGAAGTGA
- the LOC123181847 gene encoding AP-3 complex subunit mu isoform X2: MLQCVFLLSDSGEVMVEKQMTAHRVDRAICGWFWEYVLAHAAGDPSKVVVSPTHYLFQVYRSGVTFLACTQVEMPPLMAIEFLSRVADVLTDYLGDINEDTIKDNFVIVYQILDEMMDNGFPLTTEPNILKELVAQPNMVSKMLNVMTGKSSTIGSKLPDATASFVPWRTTIVKDASNEVYVNIVEELDACVNREGVLVKCEACGEIEVNSSLPGLPELTLSFANPTIINDVRFHPCVRFRPWESNQILSFVPPDGQFKLMSYRVKKLKTTPIYVKPQLSSDSGNCRVHVMVGIRNDPGKPIDSIIVQFQLPPLIASADLTANHGTVDILADQTCVWTIGHIPKDKAPSLSGNLRLEEGLAHLHAFPIFQVKFRIMGAALSGLQIDKLDMKNTPSAPYKGFRAQTQAGRYEVRS, encoded by the exons ATGCTGCAGTGCGTCTTCCTCCTCTCCGATTCCGG GgaggtgatggtggagaagcagatGACGGCGCACCGCGTGGACCGCGCCATCTGCGGCTGGTTCTGGGAGTACGTTCTCGCCCACGCCGCCGGCGACCCGTCCAAG GTTGTGGTGTCCCCAACACACTACTTGTTTCAAGTATATCGCAGTGGGGTGACATTCTTGGCATGCACCCAAGTGGAGATGCCCCCCTTGATGGCTATCGAG TTCCTCTCTCGTGTGGCTGATGTCTTGACAGATTACCTTGGAGATATAAATGAAGACACAATCAAAGACAACTTCGTAATTGTTTATCAG ATTCTAGATGAAATGATGGACAATGGCTTTCCACTCACTACTGAGCCAAACATCTTGAAAGAGTTGGTTGCCCAACCAAATATGGTCAGCAAAATGTTAAATGTTATGACTGGTAAGAGTTCTACTATTGGTAGCAAACTTCCAGATGCAACTGCTTCTTTTGTACCTTGGAGAACAACAATTGTCAAGGATGCAAGCAATGAAGTCTATGTTAACATAGTTGAGGAACTAGATGCATGTGTGAACAG GGAAGGGGTTCTAGTGAAATGTGAGGCATGTGGTGAAATTGAAGTGAATTCAAGTCTTCCAGGGTTACCAGAGTTGACATTGTCATTTGCAAATCCTACAATTATCAATGATGTGAGGTTCCACCCTTGTGTCCGATTTAGACCATGGGAATCCAATCAGATCCTATCATTTGTTCCTCCTGATGGGCAGTTCAAGCTTATGAGTTATAG GGTTAAGAAATTGAAGACCACACCAATTTACGTGAAACCACAATTATCATCTGATTCTGGGAATTGCCGTGTTCATGTGATGGTGGGGATTCGGAATGATCCTGGGAAACCTATTGATTCTATAATAGTGCAGTTTCAGTTGCCTCCCCTTATTGCTTCTGCTGATTTGACTGCAAACCACGGCACAGTCGACATCCTTGCCGATCAG ACCTGTGTGTGGACAATTGGGCATATTCCAAAAGACAAAGCACCATCCCTCTCTGGAAATCTACGTCTCGAGGAAGGACTCGCTCATCTGCATGCATTTCCAATATTTCAGGTGAAATTCAGGATTATGGGGGCTGCGCTGTCTGGGCTTCAAATTGATAAACTGGACATGAAAAATACACCAAGCGCACCATACAAAGGTTTTCGAGCCCAAACTCAGGCTGGAAGGTATGAGGTCAGATCCTAG
- the LOC123181847 gene encoding AP-3 complex subunit mu isoform X1: protein MLQCVFLLSDSGEVMVEKQMTAHRVDRAICGWFWEYVLAHAAGDPSKVLQVVVSPTHYLFQVYRSGVTFLACTQVEMPPLMAIEFLSRVADVLTDYLGDINEDTIKDNFVIVYQILDEMMDNGFPLTTEPNILKELVAQPNMVSKMLNVMTGKSSTIGSKLPDATASFVPWRTTIVKDASNEVYVNIVEELDACVNREGVLVKCEACGEIEVNSSLPGLPELTLSFANPTIINDVRFHPCVRFRPWESNQILSFVPPDGQFKLMSYRVKKLKTTPIYVKPQLSSDSGNCRVHVMVGIRNDPGKPIDSIIVQFQLPPLIASADLTANHGTVDILADQTCVWTIGHIPKDKAPSLSGNLRLEEGLAHLHAFPIFQVKFRIMGAALSGLQIDKLDMKNTPSAPYKGFRAQTQAGRYEVRS from the exons ATGCTGCAGTGCGTCTTCCTCCTCTCCGATTCCGG GgaggtgatggtggagaagcagatGACGGCGCACCGCGTGGACCGCGCCATCTGCGGCTGGTTCTGGGAGTACGTTCTCGCCCACGCCGCCGGCGACCCGTCCAAG GTCTTGCAGGTTGTGGTGTCCCCAACACACTACTTGTTTCAAGTATATCGCAGTGGGGTGACATTCTTGGCATGCACCCAAGTGGAGATGCCCCCCTTGATGGCTATCGAG TTCCTCTCTCGTGTGGCTGATGTCTTGACAGATTACCTTGGAGATATAAATGAAGACACAATCAAAGACAACTTCGTAATTGTTTATCAG ATTCTAGATGAAATGATGGACAATGGCTTTCCACTCACTACTGAGCCAAACATCTTGAAAGAGTTGGTTGCCCAACCAAATATGGTCAGCAAAATGTTAAATGTTATGACTGGTAAGAGTTCTACTATTGGTAGCAAACTTCCAGATGCAACTGCTTCTTTTGTACCTTGGAGAACAACAATTGTCAAGGATGCAAGCAATGAAGTCTATGTTAACATAGTTGAGGAACTAGATGCATGTGTGAACAG GGAAGGGGTTCTAGTGAAATGTGAGGCATGTGGTGAAATTGAAGTGAATTCAAGTCTTCCAGGGTTACCAGAGTTGACATTGTCATTTGCAAATCCTACAATTATCAATGATGTGAGGTTCCACCCTTGTGTCCGATTTAGACCATGGGAATCCAATCAGATCCTATCATTTGTTCCTCCTGATGGGCAGTTCAAGCTTATGAGTTATAG GGTTAAGAAATTGAAGACCACACCAATTTACGTGAAACCACAATTATCATCTGATTCTGGGAATTGCCGTGTTCATGTGATGGTGGGGATTCGGAATGATCCTGGGAAACCTATTGATTCTATAATAGTGCAGTTTCAGTTGCCTCCCCTTATTGCTTCTGCTGATTTGACTGCAAACCACGGCACAGTCGACATCCTTGCCGATCAG ACCTGTGTGTGGACAATTGGGCATATTCCAAAAGACAAAGCACCATCCCTCTCTGGAAATCTACGTCTCGAGGAAGGACTCGCTCATCTGCATGCATTTCCAATATTTCAGGTGAAATTCAGGATTATGGGGGCTGCGCTGTCTGGGCTTCAAATTGATAAACTGGACATGAAAAATACACCAAGCGCACCATACAAAGGTTTTCGAGCCCAAACTCAGGCTGGAAGGTATGAGGTCAGATCCTAG